The following are from one region of the Marinomonas sp. CT5 genome:
- the soxR gene encoding redox-sensitive transcriptional activator SoxR, whose amino-acid sequence MQKKFIPEWISVGVLSERTGVSVSALHFYERKGLIKSQRNTSNHRQYPKHVIRIVSLIQVAQRTGFSLEDILLEFEELPNRTRVTLEDWEALGLRWQKELDRKITQLTELKSMMTDCIGCGCLSLERCKLLNPHDELAEKGSGPRLMTE is encoded by the coding sequence ATGCAAAAAAAATTTATTCCAGAATGGATATCGGTGGGTGTGTTAAGTGAAAGGACTGGGGTGTCTGTGTCAGCTTTGCATTTTTATGAAAGGAAAGGGTTGATAAAGAGTCAAAGAAATACATCCAATCACCGGCAATATCCAAAACATGTTATTCGTATAGTCTCTCTGATTCAGGTTGCTCAGCGAACAGGGTTTTCATTGGAAGACATCTTGTTGGAGTTTGAAGAGTTGCCAAATCGAACTCGTGTCACTCTTGAGGATTGGGAAGCATTGGGGTTGAGGTGGCAAAAAGAGTTGGATAGGAAGATTACTCAATTAACGGAGCTAAAAAGCATGATGACCGATTGTATTGGTTGCGGTTGTCTTTCCCTTGAAAGGTGTAAGCTTCTTAATCCGCATGACGAATTGGCTGAAAAAGGGTCAGGACCAAGGCTTATGACGGAATAA
- a CDS encoding LytTR family DNA-binding domain-containing protein, producing the protein MPDTKSENLVHVMVVDDEPLLRFHLQKLLQELWEDIDQTIAVGSGVEALNVANELNIHTIFMDIKMPGISGIETAKALRESSYSGNLVFVTAYDEHAVAAFEHEALDYLLKPVDEKRLLECIQRLKKRSQTTVKYELDAKQLTKLLPQHTHQSLQWINASQGNGIHVIKVSDVSCFIAEDKYTTVVTEQGNFLIKKSIKQLLEELDPNEFWRIHRSVIIQVSHIKQVVKDENGYLNVLLKGIDRILPVSRNNAHLFKQM; encoded by the coding sequence ATGCCGGACACTAAATCAGAAAATTTGGTACATGTTATGGTGGTAGATGATGAACCATTATTACGTTTTCACCTACAGAAGCTATTGCAAGAACTTTGGGAAGATATTGACCAAACTATCGCGGTTGGCTCCGGCGTAGAAGCGTTGAATGTCGCGAATGAACTTAATATTCACACTATTTTTATGGACATAAAAATGCCCGGAATTAGCGGGATTGAAACGGCCAAAGCACTTCGTGAATCGAGCTATAGTGGTAATCTGGTATTTGTTACCGCATATGATGAACATGCGGTCGCTGCGTTCGAACATGAAGCTTTGGATTATTTATTAAAGCCTGTAGATGAAAAGCGTTTACTAGAGTGCATTCAGCGATTAAAGAAACGTTCGCAAACAACAGTCAAATATGAACTTGACGCCAAACAATTGACTAAATTACTCCCCCAACATACACATCAGTCACTACAATGGATTAATGCTTCTCAGGGAAATGGTATCCATGTCATTAAAGTCAGTGATGTGAGCTGCTTCATTGCGGAGGATAAATACACCACGGTAGTGACTGAACAAGGTAACTTTTTAATTAAAAAATCGATCAAACAATTGTTAGAAGAGCTAGACCCTAATGAGTTCTGGCGCATTCATCGCTCAGTTATCATTCAGGTTAGTCATATAAAACAAGTGGTCAAAGACGAGAACGGTTACTTAAACGTTTTACTCAAAGGAATTGATAGAATATTACCAGTAAGTCGAAATAACGCGCATTTATTCAAACAAATGTAG
- a CDS encoding histidine kinase: MHKLPFKTFWHRHELLKDTLTVLIYCTLIAVVIWITKAGEFWMTLQISLVFGAACFSCIRLSLYYLKDKLSILKATILGYLGGVIIGMCYLLYQVYDSVDAVLNASWSDLLLKVLFSMLVTYIFYNAHRLSRKEQELQEQKMKALMQEKQLAESNYQMLQSQIEPHFLFNTLANIQVLIDIRPNDAKRMLDDLTSLLRVSMSKIKQPRIKLVEELDLVAAYLSIQKVRMGDRLNFQIQKLGAIEKAECPPFLLQPLVENAIVHGIEPSLEGGFIAVSVRIDDENCYVSIRDTGAGLKPNWQESDTTDNKHGIALKNIRQRLLLIYGEHARFEINNVLNEQKQISGCQVQLSWPLNLQPSAMLGMGNAGH, translated from the coding sequence ATGCATAAACTTCCTTTTAAGACGTTTTGGCATCGTCATGAATTACTCAAAGACACTTTAACCGTACTGATTTATTGTACCTTGATTGCCGTGGTTATTTGGATCACCAAAGCGGGTGAGTTCTGGATGACCTTGCAAATATCTTTGGTATTTGGTGCAGCCTGTTTTTCCTGTATTCGGCTGAGTCTTTATTACTTAAAAGATAAGTTATCTATCCTTAAGGCGACAATATTAGGCTACTTAGGCGGCGTTATTATTGGTATGTGCTATTTACTATACCAAGTTTATGACTCCGTTGATGCTGTGCTGAATGCGTCTTGGTCAGACCTGCTTTTGAAAGTGCTTTTTAGCATGCTGGTAACTTACATTTTTTATAATGCTCATAGACTCAGTCGAAAAGAGCAAGAGCTGCAAGAGCAGAAAATGAAAGCGCTCATGCAAGAAAAACAACTGGCAGAATCTAATTACCAAATGCTGCAATCTCAAATTGAGCCGCATTTTCTATTCAATACGCTTGCTAACATTCAGGTCTTAATTGACATTCGACCTAATGATGCCAAACGCATGCTAGACGATTTAACCAGCTTGCTAAGAGTTTCTATGAGCAAGATAAAACAGCCGCGTATTAAATTAGTTGAAGAATTGGACCTAGTCGCCGCGTATCTATCTATTCAAAAGGTGCGAATGGGGGATAGGCTAAATTTTCAAATACAAAAACTAGGAGCTATAGAAAAAGCCGAGTGCCCTCCATTCCTACTACAACCATTGGTTGAAAATGCGATTGTTCACGGCATTGAACCGAGTTTAGAAGGAGGATTCATTGCCGTCTCTGTGCGTATTGATGATGAAAACTGCTATGTCTCCATTCGTGATACGGGTGCTGGATTAAAACCGAACTGGCAAGAATCCGATACCACAGACAATAAGCATGGTATAGCTTTAAAAAATATTCGCCAAAGGCTGCTCTTGATTTATGGGGAGCACGCTCGTTTTGAGATCAATAATGTATTAAATGAACAGAAACAGATTTCAGGTTGCCAAGTTCAACTTAGTTGGCCATTAAACTTGCAACCTTCTGCCATGTTAGGAATGGGAAATGCCGGACACTAA